Proteins co-encoded in one Candida albicans SC5314 chromosome 3, complete sequence genomic window:
- a CDS encoding acetyltransferase (Putative protein of unknown function; Hap43p-repressed gene; ortholog of S. cerevisiae YJL218W) → MCSFTPPPSPPPRREEKSSVYKSGQNSSTPNSYKIFHPPPPTYSIYKTLPNMPTFKDKEDFVKQTNVRAEKNQELIKFARDNLNHLPFTEKDGGAWENYERMISGMLYNCLQKELETTRMSCRDYMLDYGSFRTRDYKTTQEFLDAKYKHLESFIGHVGKNAFMEYPIYFDYGFNTYLGDNFYSNYNLTILDVSIVRIGNNVKCGPNVSILTPTHPVDPTLRYDQLENALPVTVGNGVWLCGSCTILGGVTVGDGSIVAAGAVVNKDVPPNTVVAGVPARVVKQLEPRDPNFDTMAVLKQYGMGYID, encoded by the coding sequence ATGTGTAGCTTCACCCCGccaccatcaccaccaccccgacgagaagaaaaatcatCAGTATATAAATCCGGACAAAATCTGAGTACCCCCAACTCGTACAAGATTTTTCACCCACCACCTCCGACATACTCCATATACAAAACTTTACCAAACATGCCCACCTTCAAAGACAAAGAAGATTTCGTCAAGCAAACGAATGTCAGAGCAGAAAAGAACCAAGAACTAATCAAATTTGCCCGTGACAACCTTAACCATTTACCATTCACCGAAAAAGACGGAGGTGCATGGGAAAACTATGAACGAATGATCAGTGGTATGCTCTACAACTGTttacaaaaagaattggaaacaACACGTATGTCTTGCAGAGACTACATGTTGGACTACGGCAGTTTCAGAACTAGAGATTATAAAACAACCCAAGAATTTCTTGATGCAAAATACAAACATTTAGAAAGTTTCATTGGACATGTTGGCAAAAATGCATTTATGGAATATCCAATCTATTTTGATTATGGGTTTAACACTTATTTGGGTGATAATTTCTATTCCAATTACAATTTGACAATTTTGGATGTTTCCATAGTCAGAATTGGTAATAATGTCAAGTGTGGTCCCAATGTATCTATCCTTACCCCAACACACCCAGTGGATCCCACTTTGCGCTATgatcaattggaaaatgCCTTGCCTGTGACGGTGGGTAACGGGGTCTGGTTATGTGGAAGCTGTACCATTCTTGGTGGGGTGACAGTAGGTGATGGCAGCATTGTGGCTGCTGGTGCAGTTGTCAACAAGGACGTTCCACCAAACACTGTAGTTGCGGGAGTTCCTGCTAGGGTAGTTAAGCAGCTAGAACCTAGAGACCCTAACTTTGACACTATGGCAGTTTTGAAACAATATGGTATGGGTTATATAGATTAG
- the AAF1 gene encoding C2H2-type transcription factor AAF1 (Possible regulatory protein; possible adhesin-like; Glu-rich domain; production in S. cerevisiae increases endothelial cell adherence and flocculence; flow model biofilm, alkaline or caspofungin induced) has translation MSSFNSNSNPANAQNLSSFQFQPPKEDVIFDTHQMSLSVPQSRYYASSMMQQSQQGQPQSQTSQQQQQQPFLMNIPPAFTQTQPQQMLYAMPPLQTQQPSSSSATTNNVVPPHHYNQQQSQQQQQQQQQYQQMQPQPNNMQFFDNTIPNYLIMNQTISPSQTQTTAQPNISYYNYSTQPQLQSAQPISHSQPQPQPQATQPRSNRSRSQTSFSKPRGSRQVSGSGRSTGAKKQSAITSGSTGTGPARNADTGMTSVANSTSTTTMTTTNNNNKLSVSAPVNVIYANLPERLQQVLPAPPLSRAPVRPDVTVNLTSKRAKRKSKFTPEQDDMIVNLKKKGKSWVEIAEITGVGSYLAARNRFQVIVGQQGNNNSSAWDNTDKLFLNQLLDAGEIEKWRFICCELNKSTNKNFTDYECREMIRQLFWLNPASFGVNEETIIESQKEKKLTEKTIEQREQQRKKRASANHSPPDSDSITNTNNNQQEVKYIDPQYKNYQSQLMPNQNTGSGATKISSTTPPPPSQALSNNVNTMNKNIVSSALGGTSFSQEQHSLHSNQHHHNHQQHPLIHHHQYQQQSSLPPPPTIPSTIPTSSLSIQQQQQQQQQQLYNKQFY, from the coding sequence ATGAGttcattcaattctaaTTCCAATCCGGCGAATGCTCAGAATTTGTctagttttcaatttcaaccCCCTAAAGAAGACGTTATATTTGATACCCATCAAATGCTGCTATCGGTACCACAGCTGAGGTACTACGCTTCATCAATGATGCAACAATCACAACAAGGGCAACCACAGTCGCAAACTTcgcagcaacagcaacaacagcctTTCTTGATGAATATTCCTCCAGCATTTACCCAAACCCAGCCTCAACAAATGCTTTATGCCATGCCACCTCTTCAAACCCAACAACCGTCTTCTTCGTCAGCAACGACAAATAATGTAGTTCCACCTCATCATtacaatcaacaacagctgcaacaacaacaacagcagcagcaacaataCCAGCAAATGCAACCGCAGCCAAATAATATGCAGTTCTTTGATAACACCATACctaattatttaattatgAACCAAACTATTTCTCCCAGTCAAACGCAAACAACTGCTCAACCAAATATTTCTTACTACAATTATTCAACCCAACCTCAGTTACAGCTGGCTCAACCAATATCACATAGTCAgccacaaccacaaccacaagCAACACAACCAAGATCAAATAGAAGTAGACTGCAAACGAGCTTTTCTAAACCAAGAGGTAGCAGGCAAGTTAGTGGCAGTGGCAGGTCAACCGGGGCCAAGAAACAATCAGCAATCACACTGGGCAGTACTGGTACTGGCCCTGCCCGAAATGCTGATACAGGTATGACATCAGTTGCTAATAGCACTTCCACAACCACTATGACaaccaccaacaataacaacaaattgtCTGTTTCAGCCCCAGTAAATGTGATATATGCTAATCTTCCTGAGAGACTTCAACAGGTGTTACCAGCACCGCCGTTATCACGTGCTCCAGTAAGACCTGATGTAACGGTCAATTTGACATCAAAACGAgccaaaagaaaatcaaaattcaCTCCGGAACAAGATGACATGATCgtgaatttgaagaaaaagggGAAATCATGGGTTGAAATTGCCGAAATCACTGGTGTTGGATCATATTTAGCGGCACGGAATCGATTTCAAGTTATTGTTGGACAGCAAGGAAATAACAATTCGAGTGCATGGGATAATactgataaattatttttgaatcaattattagatgCTGgagaaatagaaaaatgGAGATTTATATGTTgtgaattgaataaactgacaaataaaaatttcaccGATTATGAATGTCGAGAAATGATTCGACAATTGTTTTGGTTGAATCCTGCTAGCTTTGGAGTTAATGAGGAAACCATTATTGAGTCccaaaaggaaaagaaattgactgagaaaacaattgaacaacGTGAACAACAACGTAAAAAGAGAGCTTCTGCTAACCATTCACCTCCTGATTCTGATTCCATcactaatactaataataaccaACAAGAGGTTAAATATATCGATCCtcaatataaaaattatcaaagcCAATTGATGCCAAATCAGAATACTGGATCTGGTGCTACCAAGATTTCCTCAACGACACCCCCACCTCCATCACAAGCGTTATCCAATAACGTCAATACTatgaataaaaatattgtgTCATCTGCCCTTGGTGGTACATCTTTTTCTCAAGAACAACATTCATTGCATTCAAACCAGCATCATCATAACCATCAGCAACATCCACTCatccatcatcatcagtaCCAGCAGCAATCTTCATTACCTCCTCCACCAACTATCCCATCTACAATTCCCACATCTTCACTTAGCAtacaacagcagcagcaacaacagcagcaacagtTGTATAATAAACAGTTTTACTAA
- the ECM15 gene encoding Ecm15p (Protein of unknown function; predicted role in cell wall organization; Hap43-repressed; caspofungin repressed; Spider biofilm induced; rat catheter biofilm repressed): MAVTLHCLADICLIPIGTNSSSVSDEITAITKLARDSPLETTLHSAGTTIAGPWDQVMDLIGQMHQLLHEKHGVVRIQSDIRVGTRVDKPNQLPQDKINVVQRKLAQQEKQF, translated from the exons ATGGCAGTAACATTGCATTGTTTGGCTGATATTTGTTTAATACCA attgGTACCAATTCTAGTTCAGTATCTGATGAAATTACCGCTATCACTAAACTAGCCCGTGACTCACCCCTTGAAACCACGTTACATTCTGCAGGAACCACAATTGCTGGACCTTGGGATCAAGTAATGGATTTGATTGGACAAATGCATCAATTGTTGCATGAAAAACATGGAGTTGTTAGAATCCAAAGTGACATTAGAGTTGGGACTCGAGTTGATAAACCCAATCAATTACCACAAGATAAAATCAATGTTGTACAACGTAAGTTGgcacaacaagaaaaacaattctAG